A region from the Medicago truncatula cultivar Jemalong A17 chromosome 6, MtrunA17r5.0-ANR, whole genome shotgun sequence genome encodes:
- the LOC112422862 gene encoding tigger transposable element-derived protein 6-like, protein MDYWEICKARCFKNVNMNSLDCQYRANKKAWMTSVLFDEYVRSFDQMMHGRRVLLVVDNCPAHPRNIEGLRNVELFFLPPNMTSKIQPCDAGIIRAFKMHYRRRFYRKILEASDVVGNLDESTFDEETQDLQTMINQRGYRNKMDIDNLMNYPGENEACSEVRSLEDIVRTIIENNAEDDDEDDTVSLEPVTRKEAFMASNTLHNFMIQYKNTTPQLLDAIRKVRDEL, encoded by the exons ATGGATTATTGGGAAATATGCAAAGCTCGTTGCTTCAAGAATGTCAACATGAATAGCTTGGATTGTCAGTATCGAGCTAACAAAAAAGCATGGATGACTAGTGTGCTTTTTGATGAATATGTTCGTTCATTTGACCAAATGATGCATGGTAGAAGAGTTCTACTTGTGGTGGATAATTGTCCAGCACATCCAAGAAATATTGAAGGGCTAAGAAACGTTGAGTTGTTCTTCTTGCCACCCAACATGACATCAAAGATTCAACCTTGCGATGCTGGGATAATAAGAGCTTTCAAGATGCATTACCGTAGAAGGTTTTACCGCAAAATATTGGAAG CTAGTGACGTTGTAGGAAATTTGGATGAATCCACTTTTGATGAAGAAACTCAAGACCTCCAGACTATGATCAATCAACGTGGCTATCGTAATAAGATGGATATCGACAATCTAATGAACTACCCAGGTGAAAATGAAGCATGTTCGGAGGTTCGGAGTTTAGAAGATATTGTGCGTACTATCATTGAGAACAATGCAGAGGATGACGACGAAGATGATACGGTGTCTTTGGAGCCTGTTACGCGAAAGGAAGCATTTATGGCGTCGAACACTCTTCACAACTTtatgatacaatacaaaaatacaacacctCAGCTATTGGATGCAATAAGAAAAGTTAGAGATGAGCTCTAA